CACCGGGAACCAGGCGCTCCTGCTGCTCGGATCTGCCCGGGCGCGCCGGGCGCCGACCGCCGAGCACCCGTTCGGCTTCGGACGCGAGCGCTACTTCTGGGCGTTCGTCGTCGCGCTCGTGCTCTTCTCGCTCGGCGCGCTGTTCGCCATCGTCGAGGGCATCGAGAAGCTCCTCCACCCCCACGAGCTGTCGTCGCCCGAGTGGGCGCTCGCCGTGCTCGCGATCGCGATCGTGCTCGAAGCGTTCTCGCTCCGCACCGCGATCCACGAGGCGCGCGCGCTTCGCGGCCGCCGAGGCTGGTGGTCGTTCATCCGTCGCACCAAGCTTCCCGAGCTGCCCGTCGTGCTGCTGGAGGACGTCGGCGCGCTTCTCGGCCTTCTCTTCGCGGCCGCGGGCGTCGGAATCGCCCTCGCGACGGGCGACCCGCGCTGGGACGCGCTCGGGAGCGTCGCGATCGGAGTCCTCCTCGGCGGCATCGCCGCCGTGCTCGCGATCGAGATGAAGAGTCTCATCATCGGCGAGGCCGCCGACCCCGACACGGTCGAGGCCATCCGCGGGATCCTCGCGGCCGGCGACGGCGTGACGCACGTCGTCCACCTCCGGACGCTCCACATCGGCCCCGACGACCTGCTGGTCGCGGCGAAGCTCGCGTTCACGCCCGAGCTACCGCTCC
The nucleotide sequence above comes from Deltaproteobacteria bacterium. Encoded proteins:
- a CDS encoding cation diffusion facilitator family transporter, which encodes MTEGSRRAIVAAFLANLGIAIAKLVAFSFTGAASMLAESVHSLADTGNQALLLLGSARARRAPTAEHPFGFGRERYFWAFVVALVLFSLGALFAIVEGIEKLLHPHELSSPEWALAVLAIAIVLEAFSLRTAIHEARALRGRRGWWSFIRRTKLPELPVVLLEDVGALLGLLFAAAGVGIALATGDPRWDALGSVAIGVLLGGIAAVLAIEMKSLIIGEAADPDTVEAIRGILAAGDGVTHVVHLRTLHIGPDDLLVAAKLAFTPELPLRAVADVVNVVEAAVRARVPVARLVFIEPDVWRSERAAQSTAAPRPR